A region of the Roseiflexus sp. RS-1 genome:
GCAAAAGCCCGCCGTGCGCTGGAACGTTACAAGCCGCGCGTCTTTCGCCACCAGGACGCTTCGCAGCCGATCGGCGCCATTCTGCGCGCGCTGCGTGCCATCAGCGACACCGATCTGGAAGTTGTGCTGGAAGAGCAGGATCGTCTCCGCCGCCTTGGACGCCCGCTGCTCCTGGGCGACCTGCTGGTGCGGCGTGGCAGGGTAGCGCCGGAAACGCTGGCGCGCGCACTGACCCTGCAAAGCCGCCTCCGTGCGGTGAACGGCGCTGTGCCGCGCACACTGGGAGAGTATCTGATCGCCCAGGGGCACGTTACCCCTGATCAACTCGAACGCGCTCTGATCGAACAGATCCGTCTGCGCGCATCCGGCGCCCATGAACCGCTCGGCGAAATCCTGCTGCGTCACGGCGCCGTCGATGCCGCCATCCTGCAACGCGCCTTCCAGCAGCATATGCACGACGCAATGACGGCATTCGAGTGATAAGAATATAAACTGGTATTTGCCCCTTGCAGTCGGGCTGATGGAGATCGAGAATTTACAGCATTTCTCAGATACGTTGACCATCGTTCGCGTCTGCCATGTCGCGCGAGACGCAGTGTAGACCGAAATTCATTTCGGTCGCCGCTCGTAGACCGAAATTCATTTCGGTCATCGCGTGAAACGCGCTATTCCCAGGAGCGGTCAACCTTGTCCATCAGGTTCAACCCCGTTGAGAACTGCTATAATGCTTAAGGATCATCACCAGCAACACATGCCCGTCATTCCCGGCAGAGATCGCAGCAGGAGTAAGGGAAACAGAAGGGTTAAGCCATGACGCTTGCGGCAATTTTATTCGATCTCGACAGCACGCTCTACCCGCGTTCCGCAGGCGTTCAGCGCGCTCTCGACGAGCGGATGAACGCGTATGTTCAGCGCGTCACCGGTTGCACCCTCGAAGAAGCGCCCATCCTGCGCGATTCCTGGTTCAGACGGTACGGTACGACTCTCGCCGGGTTGCAGCACGAGTACCATATCGATGTCGAAGACTATCTGCGCGTCATTCACGACATTCGCCTGGAAACGTTTTTGAAACGTGATCCGGAACTCGACGCTCTGCTGGAACGCCTCGATCTTCAGCGTGCAATCTTCACCAACTCGCCTGCCGAACATGCAGCGCGGGTGCTGCGCACCCTCGGCGTTGCGCGGCACTTCCCCCTGATTTTCGATATTCGCTTCTTCGAGTTTCAGCCCAAACCGAAACTGACCGCCTACACCCGCGCGCTCGATGCGCTCGGAGTCGCCGCAGGCGAAACGCTCCTGATCGAAGACACGCCGCAAAACCTGCCACCGGCGCGTGAACTTGGCATGCGCACCATCCTGATCGACGAACAGGGCGCGCATCGATCAGATGGCATTGCCGACCATGTCGCGCCCGATATTCGTGCCGCGCTGCGCATTGTGCTGAACGGCGGCATTCCCGGCGTCCGGGCATAGCAGCGAATGTGCTCACGCCGCCCCGTTTTTCTCCCGACAAAGAAATGCAAAGGACGCGGCAAGCCGCGTCCCTGCTGCGTGTTCCGAATGCGCCCCCACTCCTACGGCGACGTTGCCGGTTGTTCATTTGCCGGCGCTGGCGCCTGATCCTCCGCTGGTGTGCGCGGTGGCGTCGGCGTCGAAGCGCCCAGCACCTCGCTCGATGGAATACTGAGCATCGGCATCAGACTGTTTTCGCCGCCGACAAACCGTGGCATCACCCCATCCCAGCGCTCGATGAAGCGCAGTTGCAGTAGTTCCGCCGAAATCACCTCACGCTGCAAGCGCAACGCTTCAGCTTCCGCACGCGCAATTTCCAGGCGCGCCTTTGCTTCGGCTTCGGCGCGCGCAACCTGCTGCTGCGCCTCGATCCGCGCTCGCTCCAGTTCACGCGCCGCACGCAACGCATCCTGCTCGGCAACCTGCTTCGCCTCGATTGCGCGGGCAAACTCCGGGCTGAAGTTGAAATCGGTGATCGACACACTCTCGACGATCACACCGCGCGGCGTCAACCGCTCGCTCAAGCCGCGCTGGATCAACTCCGAAACTTCAGGACGGCGGGTGATCAACTCCTCCGCCGTAAAACGCGCCGTCGCCGCCTTGATCGATTCCTGGATCGCCGGATCGACGACCCGCCGCTCATAATCGACGCCGATCTCGCGCACCAGACGATCCACCTGACCTGCATCGGGGCGATAGTTGATCACCACCTGCGTCGTGACTGTCTGCAAGTCGCGCGAAGCGGCGCTCGAGTTCGACTCATAGCGCTGGGTGCGTACCTCAACAATCGTCACCGACGTGATAAACGGCATACGGAAATGCAACCCCTCTTCGAGCACACCCGTGATTTCACCGAACGTCTTCAGCACACCGCGCGTTCCCGCCTCGATGGTCGTGACCGAACTGCTTCCGAGAAAAATCGCGACCACCACGATCAAACTCAACACAATCAGAACTGATACGGAACGTCCACGCGCATCGGGGTTCTGAAACGCCCTTCCTTCCTGTCCCTGGTTCATCACTCACCTCTTCTTCTAAGACCCTTCTTGTCGCTATGACAACAAAGCCCGGAGAGAAACCCTCCGGGCTTCTATCCACCGCATCACCGGGATCTTCATACTGAAGTATACCCGATCCTGATGCGTTGTGGATGGAAAGAGCGCTCGATTGGAGTATTACCGTGAACGTGTCATCGCAAGCGGAAATTCAGTCAACGTATCATCCACCTCTGCGGGAACCGAACTCGTCGCCGGACACGACACGCCTGCAGGACACACACGCAGAGCAAGATTGTCCTTTCATCTGACCACCTCATCCGCAGCGCGCCACCCACTTTCGATGGCGCCATGCACCGTTTGCGGGTTGCTGTCGTATGCGGTTGCCTCGCCTGCGAAGAAGAGCGTAGCACCCTCCGGCGCCGCCAGCACGACGCGCGCGTCTGCTGCACCGGGTGGAACGTGCGCATATCCGCCATATGCGAAGGGATCGGCGCCCCACGCGACTCGCCGCGCCGCGCGCTGCCGCTGCGTCAGATCGCGCCGCCCCAGCAGGGTTTGCAACTCTTCCAGACCCACAGCCAGCGCTTCATCATCGTCGAGAGCATCGAGCGCACGGGCGCGCGCTGCGGTTGCATAGGCGACAATTACCGCCGCATTGCGCGTTGTGTGCGCGGCGGTCCACCACCGCGCCGATAGACCTTTGTGCGCCATGAACGTCAGGTCGGCATCCCACATCGGTTCGTCGAACCGATAGAACAGTTTGGTCGCCGGTTCGATGCGCAATGCGTTGATCGCCCGGCGCTTCCGGGCGCTGAGCGGCGGATCAAACTGCGGAAGACCGCGCTGCAACACGGCAACCGGAATGGTGACAATGCACCGGTCGCCGTGAAAGATGCCTGCATCGGTCTCGATGATCACGCCGCCAGAAGTGTGACGCACCAGGCGCACCACCGTGCCGGTACGAATGTCGAGACCGCGCGCGTACCACTCGAGCAGCGCCGCATACCCCTCGCGCACGCGATACTCGCGCCTGCCTGCGTGATCGACGCGCAGTTCACGCGAGAGATCGGCGCAACTCAATGTTTCGACGGAAGCGCAGCACGTCTGCGCAAGCAATACATCCGCTACCGTGAGCGCCTCTTCGTCGAAGCCGCACTCACGCAAGTAGTGCGCCAGTGAACGATCCGGCGCATCGTGTGGAACATCACGCAACCGGTCGAATGTGCGAAACAACGCACCGATCAGGTCACGACGGTGCGGTGGCAGCGCATCGATGGTGCGCGCCGATCCGCCATCGCTCCAACGCAACCGTCCGTAACGATCAACCGGGATCGCCTCCAGACCGGCAGCCGTCACCAGCGCGTGCGTAACGGCGTGTTCACCGTGGATGAATTCAGCGCCGTGTTCGACAGGAAATGGCGCAAAGGTGTGGTCGGTCCAGATCCTGCCGCCAATGCGCTGCCGTGCTTCGAGCACCTGCACCGTCACGCCTGCATCGTGGAGACGACGGGCTGCGGCAAGACCGGAAGCGCCTGCGCCGAGGACAATGACATGCATACAGGGATAGCAGGTATAATGCAACAAGAGCGGACAACGATAAGCATACCATGGATATTCGGGTCGCAACACTGGCGGATGCACACATTCTTGCCGATCTGAACGCAGACTTCAATGGCGTGCAGATGACGCTGGAACGCATGGCGGAACAGATGCTCCGCTGCTACGATGTTGAACGCGCGTTGATCGCATGCATCGATGGTACAGCGGTCGGTTTCGCCTGCCTGCGGTTGATCCCCTGGCTGTGCTACGATCCGCCATATGCGGAACTGACCGAACTGTTCGTGCGGGAACCCTTTCGGCGTCGTGGCATTGCATCTGCGCTGGTGGCGCACGCTCAGGGTCTGGCGCGCACGGCTGGCGCGAATGAGTTGCGCATCCTGACCGGACGCGACAACCCGGCGGCGCGTGCGTTCTACCGGAAACTCGGATGCACTGAGGAGGACGAGGTGTTGCTGATACTCCATCTCGTATAATGAAAGCGCGCTCAACGCAGATACCCTCAAGGAGTCAACAGATGTCTCAGTGGTTACGCGCAGCGCTATCCCTTGTTGTGGCGCTGATCATCACCGGATGCGGCGGAGCGGCGCCGGTTGTCACCCCCACGCCCACCCCGACGCCAGCCGAGATCAGTGCGCGCGCGGGACAGGCGACAGGCGCAGCGCAGAGCCTGGCATTTTCGATTACCATCACCGGGCAACCGGTGTACACCGATCCATCGCGGGTCTTCGTCATCACGTCCATCGATGGCGCACTCCGCCGACCGGACGGAGTGCTGGCGACGCTGAAACTGCGCAGCGCAGCCGGTCTTGCAGAAGTGCGAACCGTTTCGCTGGCAGGGAAACAGTACGCCACCAATCCATTGACCCGCGCCTGGCAGTGCCTGACGCCAGGGCAGGCGTTTGATGCCGCAGTGCTGTTCGACCCGCAAAAGGGGATTGAACAACTGCTCCAAAGCGGCATTGAAACCATCACCCTTGTCGGCGAAGAGACCCTCGACGGTCGCCTGACGTACCACCTGCGCGGTACGATTCCCGGCGCACGTATGGCGGACATCAGTGGCGGATTGATTGGCGCTGCTCCAGTCACCGCCGACATCTGGGCAGATCGGGAGACGCTGCGCCTGGCAAAAATTGTCCTGGTCGATCAGGCACCCGGCGCGCCAGAGCCAACCACGTGGACGCTGGTGTTCAGCACCTATGACCAGCCGGTCGATGTGCGCCCGCCGATCGAGTGTTGATCCGTCTTTCGGGCTGAATATCGTTCGTGAAAGGGGATCCCTTGGCGCTCGAACAGAAGCCAGCTGCGATTGGTTCGGCGCAGACGACACAGGATCGCGGCGCGATGGCGTGGCTCCAACGCCCATCGACAGCGCTTGCCCTGGTGTGCGCCGCCGTCTTTCTCGGCGCCGTCGATCTGACGATCGTGACCGCCGTGCTGCCGAAGATCATGGTCGATCTGAGCGTCTCGATCGACACCGAACTCCATCGCGCCTCATGGGTGATTACCGGCTACCTGCTGGCATATACCATCAGCATGACCTTTACCGGGCGCCTGTCCGACCTGTATGGACGACGCATTGCCTACCTGATCTGTCTGACCATCTTTACCCTCGGTTCGGTTGTGGTTGCTGTCGCACCCGCGCTTGAAGAGGTCGTCCTGGGGCGGGTGGTGCAGGCGCTCGGCGCCGGGGCGCTGGTGCCGATTTCGATGGCGCTGGTGAGCGATCTCTTCCCGCCGGAGCGCCGCCCGGCGGCGCTGGGGGTGATTGCCGCCGTCGATACCGCTGGCTGGATGGTCGGGCATGTGT
Encoded here:
- a CDS encoding LppX_LprAFG lipoprotein, which gives rise to MSQWLRAALSLVVALIITGCGGAAPVVTPTPTPTPAEISARAGQATGAAQSLAFSITITGQPVYTDPSRVFVITSIDGALRRPDGVLATLKLRSAAGLAEVRTVSLAGKQYATNPLTRAWQCLTPGQAFDAAVLFDPQKGIEQLLQSGIETITLVGEETLDGRLTYHLRGTIPGARMADISGGLIGAAPVTADIWADRETLRLAKIVLVDQAPGAPEPTTWTLVFSTYDQPVDVRPPIEC
- a CDS encoding GNAT family N-acetyltransferase; the encoded protein is MDIRVATLADAHILADLNADFNGVQMTLERMAEQMLRCYDVERALIACIDGTAVGFACLRLIPWLCYDPPYAELTELFVREPFRRRGIASALVAHAQGLARTAGANELRILTGRDNPAARAFYRKLGCTEEDEVLLILHLV
- a CDS encoding flavin monoamine oxidase family protein, encoding MHVIVLGAGASGLAAARRLHDAGVTVQVLEARQRIGGRIWTDHTFAPFPVEHGAEFIHGEHAVTHALVTAAGLEAIPVDRYGRLRWSDGGSARTIDALPPHRRDLIGALFRTFDRLRDVPHDAPDRSLAHYLRECGFDEEALTVADVLLAQTCCASVETLSCADLSRELRVDHAGRREYRVREGYAALLEWYARGLDIRTGTVVRLVRHTSGGVIIETDAGIFHGDRCIVTIPVAVLQRGLPQFDPPLSARKRRAINALRIEPATKLFYRFDEPMWDADLTFMAHKGLSARWWTAAHTTRNAAVIVAYATAARARALDALDDDEALAVGLEELQTLLGRRDLTQRQRAARRVAWGADPFAYGGYAHVPPGAADARVVLAAPEGATLFFAGEATAYDSNPQTVHGAIESGWRAADEVVR
- a CDS encoding pyrimidine 5'-nucleotidase, whose translation is MTLAAILFDLDSTLYPRSAGVQRALDERMNAYVQRVTGCTLEEAPILRDSWFRRYGTTLAGLQHEYHIDVEDYLRVIHDIRLETFLKRDPELDALLERLDLQRAIFTNSPAEHAARVLRTLGVARHFPLIFDIRFFEFQPKPKLTAYTRALDALGVAAGETLLIEDTPQNLPPARELGMRTILIDEQGAHRSDGIADHVAPDIRAALRIVLNGGIPGVRA
- a CDS encoding prohibitin family protein, translating into MNQGQEGRAFQNPDARGRSVSVLIVLSLIVVVAIFLGSSSVTTIEAGTRGVLKTFGEITGVLEEGLHFRMPFITSVTIVEVRTQRYESNSSAASRDLQTVTTQVVINYRPDAGQVDRLVREIGVDYERRVVDPAIQESIKAATARFTAEELITRRPEVSELIQRGLSERLTPRGVIVESVSITDFNFSPEFARAIEAKQVAEQDALRAARELERARIEAQQQVARAEAEAKARLEIARAEAEALRLQREVISAELLQLRFIERWDGVMPRFVGGENSLMPMLSIPSSEVLGASTPTPPRTPAEDQAPAPANEQPATSP